One part of the Culicoidibacter larvae genome encodes these proteins:
- a CDS encoding MarC family protein, with protein MIQQALLVFASFFAIMNPLANTPIFLSLTAGASQAERKKIAWRAVLVAFIVCVAFFFLGKIILELFGITIPAFQIAGGIIIFSIGFDMLRNKGYSASVQTPTSLASDDPDRKDRLDVAISPLAVPILAGPGTIATIMSLSASATIMQNIIDLVIFTILLAITYFCFIFGEKLARFLGREGLSAMTKLMGLLLATIGVQMFLTGAETVIKSLGF; from the coding sequence ATGATTCAACAAGCACTCTTAGTTTTCGCTTCATTTTTCGCTATTATGAATCCCTTAGCCAATACCCCGATTTTCCTAAGTTTAACTGCCGGCGCCTCCCAAGCTGAGCGTAAAAAAATTGCTTGGCGTGCGGTGTTGGTAGCTTTTATCGTCTGTGTTGCCTTCTTTTTCCTTGGTAAGATTATTTTAGAACTATTTGGTATCACGATTCCGGCATTTCAAATTGCTGGCGGTATTATTATCTTCTCAATTGGTTTTGATATGTTGCGCAATAAAGGCTACAGTGCCAGTGTGCAAACTCCGACTAGCCTTGCAAGCGATGACCCCGACCGCAAAGATCGTTTGGATGTTGCTATTTCGCCTTTGGCAGTACCAATTCTTGCCGGCCCGGGAACAATTGCAACAATCATGAGTTTGTCAGCATCAGCAACTATTATGCAAAATATAATTGATTTGGTTATTTTTACAATATTGCTGGCAATCACCTATTTCTGCTTCATCTTCGGTGAGAAATTAGCACGATTTCTCGGACGCGAAGGGTTGAGTGCAATGACCAAATTAATGGGACTTCTGTTAGCAACCATTGGCGTGCAAATGTTTTTAACCGGCGCCGAAACTGTTATTAAAAGTCTTGGTTTTTAA
- a CDS encoding alpha/beta fold hydrolase yields the protein MEILLGILIALVVIVLVILIAYQVWKWNNRRQVRLTGEKAVDYGEYVELNGIEQYFYHRGHDKNNPVMIFLHGGPGSPMLPFANAFQLEWEKQVTVVQWDQRGAGKTYFRNRDKKTPTITMEQMLADGKAMIDYLKTKYDKDKIIIMGHSWGSVLGSQLALKYPHDIIAYIGIGQVVNMFNNEQVGYDKVLEAAKKAGNSKDIQILESLLPYPTYEFDERMKKNIMRLRGVQAKYKLSTGVSFELVKLAFGSPFYSFHDATFFLQTKAASLMAPLFDDLLKFDLPTIGTEYQVPYFTIQGENDWQTPISLAREYFAEVQAPRKEFFAIENACHSPMLENKALNDKVVLRILSEINEKGKD from the coding sequence ATGGAAATTTTGTTAGGTATTTTGATTGCATTAGTAGTCATTGTTTTAGTTATTTTGATTGCGTACCAGGTTTGGAAGTGGAATAATAGACGCCAAGTTCGGCTGACTGGGGAGAAGGCTGTTGATTATGGTGAGTATGTTGAACTAAATGGTATTGAACAATATTTTTATCATCGCGGGCATGATAAAAATAATCCGGTTATGATTTTCTTGCATGGCGGACCCGGAAGTCCAATGCTGCCATTTGCAAATGCTTTTCAGCTGGAATGGGAGAAGCAAGTTACCGTGGTGCAGTGGGATCAGCGTGGTGCCGGCAAAACTTATTTTCGCAACCGGGATAAAAAAACGCCAACAATTACTATGGAGCAGATGTTGGCTGATGGCAAAGCGATGATTGATTATTTAAAGACTAAATATGATAAAGATAAAATTATTATTATGGGTCATTCATGGGGTTCAGTATTAGGATCGCAATTAGCACTTAAATATCCGCACGATATCATTGCTTATATTGGTATTGGTCAGGTTGTGAATATGTTTAATAATGAGCAAGTTGGTTATGACAAAGTTCTTGAAGCAGCAAAAAAAGCTGGTAACAGCAAAGACATCCAGATACTTGAAAGTTTATTGCCCTATCCAACCTATGAATTTGATGAAAGAATGAAAAAGAATATTATGCGGTTGCGCGGGGTTCAAGCTAAATACAAACTTTCAACAGGGGTAAGCTTCGAACTCGTTAAACTTGCCTTCGGCTCACCGTTTTATTCGTTTCACGATGCAACTTTCTTTTTACAAACGAAGGCTGCGTCGCTGATGGCGCCGCTCTTTGATGATTTGCTGAAATTTGATTTGCCAACAATCGGAACCGAATATCAGGTGCCATATTTTACGATTCAAGGTGAAAATGATTGGCAGACACCAATATCTTTGGCACGTGAATATTTTGCTGAAGTACAAGCACCGCGAAAAGAGTTCTTCGCCATTGAAAATGCTTGCCACTCACCTATGCTTGAAAATAAGGCGTTGAATGATAAAGTAGTACTTCGTATTTTAAGTGAGATTAATGAAAAAGGAAAAGACTAA